A part of Brassica rapa cultivar Chiifu-401-42 chromosome A05, CAAS_Brap_v3.01, whole genome shotgun sequence genomic DNA contains:
- the LOC103869203 gene encoding mannosyl-oligosaccharide 1,2-alpha-mannosidase MNS2 → MARSKAVVSGSHAHGIWKYFNPAYYLRRPRRLALLFFLFLSVSMVLWDRHSLSRDYQLEVSKLNEEVMRLQLLLEDVKSVVAEDVSVNSSTLKDDVQEDPVDAQRMLRVKEAMIHAWSSYEKYAWGQDELQPQTKDGVDSFGGLGATMIDALDTLYIMGLDEQFQKAREWVATSLDFDKDYDASMFETTIRVVGGLLSAYDLSEDKLFLDKAKDIADRLLPAWDTPSGIPYNIINLRHGNAHNPTWAGGDSILADSGTEQLEFIALSQRTGDPKYQQKVEKVISVLNKDFPADGLLPIYISAETANPSHSTITFGAMGDSFYEYLLKVWVFGSKTSSVKHYRDMWEKSMNGLVSLVKKSTPSSFTYICEKSGTSLSDKMDELACFAPGMLALGASGYNDPAEAKKFLTLAEELAWTCYNFYESTPTKLAGENYFFNSGSDMSVGTSWNILRPETVESLFYLWRLTGNKTYQDWGWNIFEAFEKNSRIESGYVGLKDVNTGVKDNKMQSFFLAETLKYLYLLFSPTTVIPLDEWVFNTEAHPLKIVPWNDQVSLGQSTAVQQRKPTIRLRQRRIGRMTNK, encoded by the exons ATGGCGAGGAGTAAGGCGGTGGTGAGTGGTAGTCATGCTCATGGGATATGGAAATACTTCAACCCAGCTTATTATCTCAGAAGGCCTAGGCGTCTTGCTctgctcttcttcctcttcctctccgTTTCCATGGTCCTTTGGGATCGTCATTCTCTCTCCCGTGATTACCAG CTTGAAGTTTCCAAGTTAAATGAAGAAGTTATGCGGTTGCAGCTGTTG TTAGAAGATGTAAAAAGCGTCGTCGCGGAGGATGTATCTGTGAATAGTAGTACATTGAAGGATGATGTTCAGGAAGATCCGGTTGATGCCCAGAGAATGCTGAGAGTAAAAGAAGCAATGATTCATGCTTGGAGCTCATACGAAAAGTATGCCTGGGGACAAGATGAGCTTCAG CCCCAGACAAAAGATGGCGTTGACAGCTTTGGTGGCCTGGGAGCAACTATGATAGATGCATTAGATACACTCTACATAATGGGTCTAGATGAGCAGTTTCAGAAAGCCAGGGA GTGGGTTGCAACCTCATTAGATTTCGACAAGGATTATGACGCCAGTATGTTCGAAACAACTATAAG AGTGGTGGGAGGGCTTCTCAGCGCGTATGATCTTTCTGAGGATAAACTTTTCCTTGATAAGGCTAAGGATATAGCAGACAGATTATTGCCAGCATGGGACACTCCATCGGGTATACCATACAATATTATCAACTTGAGACATGGAAATGCTCACAATCCTACATGGGCAGGG GGAGACAGTATTCTTGCAGATTCTGGTACTGAACAGCTCGAGTTTATTGCCCTTTCCCAGAGGACAGGGGACCCAAAATATCAACAAAAG GTAGAAAAGGTTATTTCAGTGCTAAATAAGGACTTCCCTGCGGATGGTCTACTTCCGATTTATATAAGTGCCGAGACAGCTAATCCATCGCACTCTACCATTACATTTGGTGCCATGGGTGACAG CTTTTACGAATATTTGCTCAAAGTTTGGGTGTTTGGGAGCAAAACTTCATCAGTGAAACACTATAG AGATATGTGGGAGAAATCAATGAATGGTCTGGTAAGCTTGGTTAAGAAATCAACACCTTCGTCGTTTACATATATCTGTGAGAAGAGTGGAACCTCTTTGTCCGACAAG ATGGATGAGTTGGCATGCTTTGCTCCTGGAATGTTGGCTCTAGGAGCATCTGGGTATAATGATCCCGCTGAAGCAAAGAAGTTTCTCACCCTTGCTGAAGAG CTTGCATGGACATGTTATAACTTTTACGAATCAACACCAACAAAACTGGCTGGGGAGAATTACTTCTTCAACTCTGGGAGT GACATGAGTGTTGGAACATCGTGGAACATTTTGAGACCAGAAACTGTGGAATCACTGTTTTACCTGTGGAGGTTGACTGGTAACAAGACATATCAAGACTGGGGATGGAATATATTTGAAGCGTTTGAGAAGAACTCTCGCATAGAGTCTGGATATGTCGGTTTAAAGGAT GTTAATACAGGAGTTAAGGACAACAAGATGCAAAGTTTCTTCCTTGCTGAGACGCTCAAGTATCTCTATCTCCTCTTCTCCCCCACAACGGTGATTCCCTTGGACGAGTGGGTATTCAACACAGAAGCTCATCCACTTAAGATTGTGCCCTGGAATGATCAGGTGAGTCTCGGACAATCCACGGCCGTGCAGCAACGCAAACCAACAATTAGATTACGCCAGAGGCGGATTGGTCGGATGACAAACAAGTAA
- the LOC103869206 gene encoding uncharacterized protein LOC103869206 isoform X1 yields the protein MEALSTSSSYISNPLPKTKHLFKPSLLPLVASSQSSCWLCNSPPKLRIPKLRIRDGSSHGLRIHSLLHNEGEGEDNLGESNGFGFFPGDIFSLSQEKLESETSHSVIDVESSLALPQGAGNSGGNRGGLFRTPISGGVQNATSAHALPRPALAVRNLLEQARFAHLCTVMSKMHHRREGYPFGSLVDFAPDRMGHPIFLFSPLAIHTRNLLAEPRCSLVVQIPGWSGLSNARVTLFGDVYPLSEDEQEWAHKQYIAKHPHGLSEQWGNFHYFRMQNISDIYFIGGFGTVAWVDVKEYEALQPDKIAVDGGEHNLKELNAIFSKPLRELLSSETEVDDAALISIDSKGIDVRVRQGAQFNIQRLPFEEGHGVETLEEAKAALWKVIEKVKLNYFQK from the exons ATGGAAGCGCTCTCTACTTCGTCATCATACATCTCTAATCCTCTCCCGAAAACAAAGCATCTCTTCAAACCTTCCCTCCTGCCACTCGTAGCTTCATCCCAGTCTTCCTGTTGGCTCTGTAATTCGCCACCCAAGCTGAGAATCCCCAAGTTGAGAATCAGAGACGGATCAAGTCACGGCCTTCGTATACACTCTCTCTTACACAACGAGGGTGAAGGTGAAGACAATCTCGGCGAAAGCAATGGGTTTGGCTTCTTTCCTGGGGACATCTTCTCTTTATCACAG GAAAAGCTTGAGAGTGAGACATCTCATAGTGTAATAGATGTGGAGTCATCTCTTGCACTTCCTCAGGGTGCTGGGAACAGTGGGGGAAATCGAGGTGGGCTTTTTAGAACTCCCATATCTGGTGGAGTTCAGAATGCGACATCAGCTCATGCGTTGCCTAGGCCTGCTTTGGCTGTTAGGAACTTGCTGGAGCAG GCTAGGTTTGCTCATCTATGCACGGTGATGTCTAAAATGCACCACCGTAGGGAAGGTTACCCATTTGGCTCTTTGGTGGATTTTGCACCTGATCGTATGGGGC ATCcaatctttttattttcacCGTTGGCCATCCACACAAGAAATCTCTTGGCTGAACCTAGATGCAGTCTCGTTGTTCAG ATACCTGGATGGAGTGGCCTATCGAATGCAAGAGTAACATTATTCGGTGATGTGTACCCATTATCAGAAGATGAGCAG GAGTGGGCACATAAGCAATACATTGCAAAGCACCCGCACGGGCTTTCAGAGCAATGGGGAAACTTTCACTATTTTAGAATGCAGAACATAAG TGATATATATTTCATTGGAGGGTTTGGCACCGTCGCATGGGTTGATGTCAAAGAGTATGAGGCTTTACAGCCAGATAAGATCGCCGTCGATGGTGGAGAGCACAACCTCAAG GAACTAAATGCCATCTTCTCAAAGCCGCTTAGAGAGCTACTGTCTTCTGAAACAGAGGTAGACGACGCTGCTCTCATCTCTATAGATAGCAAAGGGATAGATGTAAGGGTTCGTCAGGGTGCTCAG TTCAACATACAAAGGCTGCCCTTTGAGGAAGGTCATGGTGTTGAAACGCTAGAAGAAGCTAAAGCTGCACTATGGAAGGTGATAGAGAAAGTGAAGCTAAACTATTTCCAGAAATGA
- the LOC103869205 gene encoding B-box zinc finger protein 32, translating into MVKSCELCGAEADLHCAADSAFLCRSCDAKFHASNILFSRHVRRIICPGCKSLTGDSFSGPLSPSPPTTTCCSGTSSESSCCSSLDRVSSSELSSTTREKTKTSRAVVNKARGREKGVLVKWCDELGLDGDSRNAVVSLASLALAVEKPTKVILAAAFWFGVRNSPKKVMRPSLKKVADVSGVAAGMIRAVESKLARAVTLQLKRWRVDSEEGWGENENVM; encoded by the coding sequence ATGGTGAAATCCTGTGAGCTGTGTGGTGCAGAAGCCGATCTCCACTGCGCCGCGGACTCCGCTTTCCTCTGCCGCTCCTGCGACGCCAAGTTCCACGCTTCTAACATCTTGTTTTCCCGCCATGTCCGCCGCATCATCTGCCCTGGCTGCAAATCCCTCACCGGAGATTCCTTCTCTGGTCCTCTTTCCCCTTCGCCTCCGACAACAACCTGCTGCTCTGGAACGTCTTCGGAGTCTTCTTGCTGCTCGTCGCTGGATCGTGTCTCCAGCTCCGAGCTATCGTCAACGACGAGGGAGAAGACGAAAACGTCGCGTGCCGTCGTGAACAAAGCGCGAGGGAGGGAAAAGGGTGTTTTGGTAAAATGGTGCGATGAGTTAGGACTAGACGGAGATTCTAGAAACGCCGTCGTTTCGTTGGCGTCTCTCGCTTTGGCCGTGGAGAAGCCGACGAAGGTGATTTTAGCGGCGGCGTTTTGGTTCGGCGTTAGGAACTCGCCGAAGAAGGTGATGCGGCCGAGTCTAAAGAAGGTGGCTGATGTGAGCGGGGTTGCAGCTGGAATGATACGAGCCGTCGAAAGCAAGCTGGCGCGTGCAGTGACGTTGCAGCTTAAACGGTGGCGCGTGGACTCGGAGGAAGGATGGGGTGAAAACGAGAATGTTATGTGA
- the LOC103869206 gene encoding uncharacterized protein LOC103869206 isoform X2 codes for MEALSTSSSYISNPLPKTKHLFKPSLLPLVASSQSSCWLCNSPPKLRIPKLRIRDGSSHGLRIHSLLHNEGEGEDNLGESNGFGFFPGDIFSLSQLESETSHSVIDVESSLALPQGAGNSGGNRGGLFRTPISGGVQNATSAHALPRPALAVRNLLEQARFAHLCTVMSKMHHRREGYPFGSLVDFAPDRMGHPIFLFSPLAIHTRNLLAEPRCSLVVQIPGWSGLSNARVTLFGDVYPLSEDEQEWAHKQYIAKHPHGLSEQWGNFHYFRMQNISDIYFIGGFGTVAWVDVKEYEALQPDKIAVDGGEHNLKELNAIFSKPLRELLSSETEVDDAALISIDSKGIDVRVRQGAQFNIQRLPFEEGHGVETLEEAKAALWKVIEKVKLNYFQK; via the exons ATGGAAGCGCTCTCTACTTCGTCATCATACATCTCTAATCCTCTCCCGAAAACAAAGCATCTCTTCAAACCTTCCCTCCTGCCACTCGTAGCTTCATCCCAGTCTTCCTGTTGGCTCTGTAATTCGCCACCCAAGCTGAGAATCCCCAAGTTGAGAATCAGAGACGGATCAAGTCACGGCCTTCGTATACACTCTCTCTTACACAACGAGGGTGAAGGTGAAGACAATCTCGGCGAAAGCAATGGGTTTGGCTTCTTTCCTGGGGACATCTTCTCTTTATCACAG CTTGAGAGTGAGACATCTCATAGTGTAATAGATGTGGAGTCATCTCTTGCACTTCCTCAGGGTGCTGGGAACAGTGGGGGAAATCGAGGTGGGCTTTTTAGAACTCCCATATCTGGTGGAGTTCAGAATGCGACATCAGCTCATGCGTTGCCTAGGCCTGCTTTGGCTGTTAGGAACTTGCTGGAGCAG GCTAGGTTTGCTCATCTATGCACGGTGATGTCTAAAATGCACCACCGTAGGGAAGGTTACCCATTTGGCTCTTTGGTGGATTTTGCACCTGATCGTATGGGGC ATCcaatctttttattttcacCGTTGGCCATCCACACAAGAAATCTCTTGGCTGAACCTAGATGCAGTCTCGTTGTTCAG ATACCTGGATGGAGTGGCCTATCGAATGCAAGAGTAACATTATTCGGTGATGTGTACCCATTATCAGAAGATGAGCAG GAGTGGGCACATAAGCAATACATTGCAAAGCACCCGCACGGGCTTTCAGAGCAATGGGGAAACTTTCACTATTTTAGAATGCAGAACATAAG TGATATATATTTCATTGGAGGGTTTGGCACCGTCGCATGGGTTGATGTCAAAGAGTATGAGGCTTTACAGCCAGATAAGATCGCCGTCGATGGTGGAGAGCACAACCTCAAG GAACTAAATGCCATCTTCTCAAAGCCGCTTAGAGAGCTACTGTCTTCTGAAACAGAGGTAGACGACGCTGCTCTCATCTCTATAGATAGCAAAGGGATAGATGTAAGGGTTCGTCAGGGTGCTCAG TTCAACATACAAAGGCTGCCCTTTGAGGAAGGTCATGGTGTTGAAACGCTAGAAGAAGCTAAAGCTGCACTATGGAAGGTGATAGAGAAAGTGAAGCTAAACTATTTCCAGAAATGA